DNA sequence from the Agrobacterium tumefaciens genome:
CGATCCTTTACGCCTTCCTCACCTCGATCAAGACCGAGCCGGAGGCAATCGCCGGCTTCAGCCTCATTCCCTCGGGCACGCTTGAGAATTACGTGACGGTTCAGACCCAGCGCGATTACTTCAAGCCGTTCATGAACTCGGTGGTGCTGTCGCTCGGCTCGACGATCATCGCGCTGATCATCGCCATTCCCGCCGCCTGGGCCATGGCCTTCTCACCGACCAAGCGCACCAAGGACATTTTGATGTGGATGCTCTCCACCAAGATGATGCCGGCCGTCGCCGTCCTGGTGCCGATCTACCTGATCTTCCGCAATGCCGGCCTGCTCGATACCCGCATCGGGCTGACCGTCATGCTTACCTTCATCAACCTGCCGATCGTCGTGTGGATGCTCTACACCTATTTCCGGGAAATCCCCGGCGAGATTCTGGAAGCCGCCCGCATGGATGGCGCATCGCTGTGGAACGAGATCGTGCATGTGCTCACCCCGATGGCGGTGCCCGGCATTGCCTCGACGCTACTTTTGAACGTCATCCTCGCCTGGAATGAATCCTTCTGGACCATCCGGCTGACGACCACCAATGCGGCGCCGCTGACGGCCTTCATCGCCTCCTTCTCCTCACCGCAGGGGCTGTTCTGGGCAAAACTCTCGGCCGCCTCGATGATGGCGATCGCCCCCATTCTCGTCATCGGCTGGTTCTCGCAGAAACAACTCGTGCGTGGCCTGACCTTCGGCGCCGTGAAATAAGGAACGACAAACATGGGCAGCATTTCCCTTCAGAACGTGTCCAAGCTCTTCGGTGAGGCGAAAGTCATCCCGTCGATCGACCTCGATATCAACGACGGCGAGTTCGTCGTCTTCGTCGGTCCCTCAGGCTGCGGCAAGTCGACGCTTCTGCGCCTCATCGCCGGGCTGGAAGACGTCTCCGGCGGCAAGATCGTCATCGACGGCAATGACGCCACCGAAAAGGCGCCGGCCGAGCGCGGCCTTGCCATGGTGTTCCAGTCCTATGCGCTTTATCCGCATATGAGTGTCAGGAACAACATCGCCTTCCCGCTGAAGATGGCCAAGCTCGACAAGGCGGTGATCGATAAAAAGGTCGAGGATGCCGCCCGGGTGCTGAACCTCACCGATTATCTCGAGCGCCGGCCCTCGCAGCTGTCGGGCGGCCAGCGCCAGCGTGTCGCCATCGGCCGCGCCATCGTGCGCGAACCGAAAGCCTTCCTGTTCGACGAGCCGCTTTCCAACCTTGATGCGGCGCTGCGCGGCACCATGCGACTGGAAATCTCCGAGCTGCACAACACGCTGAAGACGACGATGATCTACGTCACCCACGACCAGGTGGAGGCCATGACCATGGCCGACAAGATCGTCGTCCTCAACCGCGGCAATATCGAGCAGGTCGGTTC
Encoded proteins:
- a CDS encoding carbohydrate ABC transporter permease produces the protein MARKTTTRAKIGFSIAAWAVALLLFFPILYAFLTSIKTEPEAIAGFSLIPSGTLENYVTVQTQRDYFKPFMNSVVLSLGSTIIALIIAIPAAWAMAFSPTKRTKDILMWMLSTKMMPAVAVLVPIYLIFRNAGLLDTRIGLTVMLTFINLPIVVWMLYTYFREIPGEILEAARMDGASLWNEIVHVLTPMAVPGIASTLLLNVILAWNESFWTIRLTTTNAAPLTAFIASFSSPQGLFWAKLSAASMMAIAPILVIGWFSQKQLVRGLTFGAVK
- a CDS encoding ABC transporter ATP-binding protein, whose translation is MGSISLQNVSKLFGEAKVIPSIDLDINDGEFVVFVGPSGCGKSTLLRLIAGLEDVSGGKIVIDGNDATEKAPAERGLAMVFQSYALYPHMSVRNNIAFPLKMAKLDKAVIDKKVEDAARVLNLTDYLERRPSQLSGGQRQRVAIGRAIVREPKAFLFDEPLSNLDAALRGTMRLEISELHNTLKTTMIYVTHDQVEAMTMADKIVVLNRGNIEQVGSPMQLYRSPANLFVAGFIGSPRMNLITGDFARSKNAATAGVRPEHLALSKESGLWQGKVTVAEHLGSDTFLHLEVSGIGPITARTDGEFECRHGDTVFITPDETKIHRFDEKGGAI